The Elaeis guineensis isolate ETL-2024a chromosome 14, EG11, whole genome shotgun sequence genome has a segment encoding these proteins:
- the LOC140853711 gene encoding transcription factor bHLH115-like isoform X1: MEGIGGRMGSSGGGREEGWLLEFGLVDELNQASDFIWAPKIVEKPTASRVIIGFDGLRRDSSLDNSSSRKRGRVESCSAAGTKAGREKMRRDRLNDRFTELCSILDPGRPPKADKIAILSDATHLLNQLHLEAEKLKESNETLQDAIKSLKAEKLELRDEKVRLKAEKERMEQMLRGFSLASPFVPHPAAAAATFHAASFAACSKTIPYTNYLPTCMWQWMPPAALDTSQDLALRPPVA; encoded by the exons ATGGAGGGGATTGGGGGAAGAATGGGCTCGTCCGGTGGCGGACGGGAAGAGGGATGGCTTCTGGAATTCGGGCTCGTCGACGAACTTAATCAGGCCTCCGATTTCATCTGGGCTCCCAAGATCGTCGAAAAACCGACGGCTTCCAG agtcatcattggttttgATGGTTTGCGCAGGGACAGCTCATTGGATAATTCAAGCTCGAGGAAGAG GGGCCGTGTGGAGTCATGTTCTGCGGCTGGGACCAAGGCTGGCCGTGAGAAAATGCGAAGGGACAGACTTAATGATAG GTTTACAGAGCTTTGTTCCATATTGGATCCTGGGAGGCCACCAAAGGCTGACAAAATCGCCATCTTAAGTGATGCAACTCATCTTCTGAACCAATTACATCTTGAAGCAGAGAAGCTTAAAGAGTCAAACGAAACACTTCAGGATGCCATAAAAAGTCTCAAG GCAGAGAAATTGGAATTAAGGGATGAGAAAGTGAGGCTTAAAGCTGAGAAGGAGCGGATGGAGCAAATGCTGAGAGGCTTTAGTTTGGCATCACCCTTCGTCCCACaccctgctgctgctgctgcaacaTTCCATGCAGCATCTTTTGCCGCTTGCAGCAAAACCATCCCATATACAAACTACCTGCCAACGTGCATGTGGCAATGGATGCCACCAGCAGCATTGGATACTTCTCAGGATCTTGCGCTGAGGCCTCCTGTTGCATAG
- the LOC140853711 gene encoding transcription factor ILR3-like isoform X2 has translation MEGIGGRMGSSGGGREEGWLLEFGLVDELNQASDFIWAPKIVEKPTASRDSSLDNSSSRKRGRVESCSAAGTKAGREKMRRDRLNDRFTELCSILDPGRPPKADKIAILSDATHLLNQLHLEAEKLKESNETLQDAIKSLKAEKLELRDEKVRLKAEKERMEQMLRGFSLASPFVPHPAAAAATFHAASFAACSKTIPYTNYLPTCMWQWMPPAALDTSQDLALRPPVA, from the exons ATGGAGGGGATTGGGGGAAGAATGGGCTCGTCCGGTGGCGGACGGGAAGAGGGATGGCTTCTGGAATTCGGGCTCGTCGACGAACTTAATCAGGCCTCCGATTTCATCTGGGCTCCCAAGATCGTCGAAAAACCGACGGCTTCCAG GGACAGCTCATTGGATAATTCAAGCTCGAGGAAGAG GGGCCGTGTGGAGTCATGTTCTGCGGCTGGGACCAAGGCTGGCCGTGAGAAAATGCGAAGGGACAGACTTAATGATAG GTTTACAGAGCTTTGTTCCATATTGGATCCTGGGAGGCCACCAAAGGCTGACAAAATCGCCATCTTAAGTGATGCAACTCATCTTCTGAACCAATTACATCTTGAAGCAGAGAAGCTTAAAGAGTCAAACGAAACACTTCAGGATGCCATAAAAAGTCTCAAG GCAGAGAAATTGGAATTAAGGGATGAGAAAGTGAGGCTTAAAGCTGAGAAGGAGCGGATGGAGCAAATGCTGAGAGGCTTTAGTTTGGCATCACCCTTCGTCCCACaccctgctgctgctgctgcaacaTTCCATGCAGCATCTTTTGCCGCTTGCAGCAAAACCATCCCATATACAAACTACCTGCCAACGTGCATGTGGCAATGGATGCCACCAGCAGCATTGGATACTTCTCAGGATCTTGCGCTGAGGCCTCCTGTTGCATAG